The Agromyces hippuratus genome has a window encoding:
- a CDS encoding DUF7882 family protein yields MGKFIYNASPREIEIDDRTLAHLRVAILNKLRRSESFAMTWEHGVENGSGRTTMWLHESVPLQFVFSGNRQPTLNRLWIEQLLLSANSSGGLVNVPEPTENEPIDGE; encoded by the coding sequence ATGGGCAAGTTCATCTACAACGCGTCACCACGTGAGATCGAGATCGACGATCGCACCCTCGCCCACCTGCGCGTGGCGATCCTCAACAAGCTCCGCCGCTCCGAGAGCTTCGCGATGACGTGGGAGCACGGCGTCGAGAACGGCAGCGGCCGCACCACGATGTGGCTCCACGAGTCGGTGCCGCTGCAGTTCGTCTTCAGCGGCAACCGCCAGCCCACGCTGAACCGGCTCTGGATCGAGCAACTGCTGCTCTCGGCCAACAGCAGCGGAGGGCTGGTCAACGTACCCGAGCCCACGGAGAACGAACCGATCGACGGGGAGTAA